A genome region from Cucurbita pepo subsp. pepo cultivar mu-cu-16 chromosome LG02, ASM280686v2, whole genome shotgun sequence includes the following:
- the LOC111788813 gene encoding tryptophan--tRNA ligase, chloroplastic/mitochondrial isoform X1, whose translation MIRTETRMGRSLLSHFLVLSQSSPRFTPSLSFSAFGSNHSKAHSLFRLHRSSIGNSSRCCCSISVTEPAASERPPSSVKQRIVSGVQPTGSIHLGNYLGAIKNWISLQDTYDTLFFIVDLHAITLPYDTQQLSKATRNTAAIYLACGIDTSKASVFVQSHVRAHVELMWLLSSAAPIGWLNRMIQFKEKSRKAGDENVGVALLTYPVLMASDILLYQVVSPTGSLCVLICKISIQDLVPVGEDQKQHLELTRELAERVNYLYGGRKWKKLGGRGGNIFKVPEPLIPPAGARVMSLTDGLSKMSKSSPSDQSRINLLDSKDVIVSKIKRCKTDSFSGLEFDNPERPECNNLLTVYQLVSGKTKEEVKQECENMNWGTFKILLADALVEHLHPIQVRYNEIVSDSAYLDEVLAEGASKASSIADVTLNNVYQAMGFFRR comes from the exons ATGATACGAACAGAAACGAGGATGGGTCGCTCCCTTCTCTCGCACTTTCTCGTCCTCTCACAGTCGTCTCCTCGCTTTACTCCTTCTCT ATCATTTTCTGCGTTTGGAAGCAATCACTCCAAGGCTCATTCGCTCTTTCGGCTTCATCGTTCTTCAATTGGAAACAGTTCCCGATGCTGTTGCAGTATCTCCGTCACCGAACCTGCTGCTTCAGAGCGCCCTCCCAGTTCCGTcaa GCAGAGGATAGTATCGGGTGTTCAGCCAACAGGCTCTATTCATCTTGGTAATTATCTAGGTGCAATAAAGAATTGGATTTCGCTCCAG GACACATATGATACTCTCTTCTTCATTGTGGATCTTCATGCG ATCACATTACCTTATGATACCCAACAACTAAGTAAAGCAACAAGAAATACAGCGGCTATTTACTTAGCATGTGGTATAGATACCTCCAAG GCTTCTGTCTTCGTTCAGTCTCATGTCCGTGCTCATGTAGAGCTGATGTGGCTTCTTAGTTCAGCTGCCCCAATTGGTTGGCTGAACAGGATGATTCAGTTTAAGGAGAAATCACGCAAGGCG GGGGATGAAAATGTTGGCGTTGCACTTCTCACCTATCCAGTTCTAATGGCTTCTGATATTCTTCTATATCAGGTGGTCTCTCCAACAGGCAGCCTTTGTGtattaatttgtaaaatttcTATTCAAG ACCTTGTCCCTGTTGGCGAGGATCAAAAGCAGCATCTTGAGTTGACTCGTGAGCTGGCTGAGCGTGTTAATTATCTATATGGTGGAAGGAAGTGGAAGAAATTAGGAGG GAGAGGCGGGAACATTTTCAAG GTTCCTGAGCCACTTATACCTCCAGCTGGTGCGCGGGTTATGTCCCTCACTGATGGTCTTTCTAAG ATGTCCAAATCTTCTCCTTCTGACCAATCGAGAATCAATCTTCTCGACTCCAAAGAT GTAATCGTGAGCAAGATAAAACGTTGCAAAACGGACTCATTTTCAGG GTTGGAATTTGACAATCCCGAAAGACCAGAATGCAACAATCTTCTTACGGTTTACCAACTTGTTTCcggaaaaacaaaagag GAAGTTAAGCAGGAGTGTGAAAATATGAATTGGGGAACATttaaaatccttttagccgaTGCTTTGGTCGAGCATCTCCATCCTATCCAG GTCCGCTACAATGAAATTGTATCTGATTCTGCTTATTTGGATGAAGTCCTGGCCGAAGGTGCTAGTAAAGCTTCAAGTATTGCAGATGTAACTCTCAATAATGTCTATCAAGCTATGGGATTCTTTCGGAGATGA
- the LOC111788813 gene encoding tryptophan--tRNA ligase, chloroplastic/mitochondrial isoform X3, giving the protein MLLQYLRHRTCCFRAPSQQRIVSGVQPTGSIHLGNYLGAIKNWISLQDTYDTLFFIVDLHAITLPYDTQQLSKATRNTAAIYLACGIDTSKASVFVQSHVRAHVELMWLLSSAAPIGWLNRMIQFKEKSRKAGDENVGVALLTYPVLMASDILLYQVVSPTGSLCVLICKISIQDLVPVGEDQKQHLELTRELAERVNYLYGGRKWKKLGGRGGNIFKVPEPLIPPAGARVMSLTDGLSKMSKSSPSDQSRINLLDSKDVIVSKIKRCKTDSFSGLEFDNPERPECNNLLTVYQLVSGKTKEEVKQECENMNWGTFKILLADALVEHLHPIQVRYNEIVSDSAYLDEVLAEGASKASSIADVTLNNVYQAMGFFRR; this is encoded by the exons ATGCTGTTGCAGTATCTCCGTCACCGAACCTGCTGCTTCAGAGCGCCCTCCCA GCAGAGGATAGTATCGGGTGTTCAGCCAACAGGCTCTATTCATCTTGGTAATTATCTAGGTGCAATAAAGAATTGGATTTCGCTCCAG GACACATATGATACTCTCTTCTTCATTGTGGATCTTCATGCG ATCACATTACCTTATGATACCCAACAACTAAGTAAAGCAACAAGAAATACAGCGGCTATTTACTTAGCATGTGGTATAGATACCTCCAAG GCTTCTGTCTTCGTTCAGTCTCATGTCCGTGCTCATGTAGAGCTGATGTGGCTTCTTAGTTCAGCTGCCCCAATTGGTTGGCTGAACAGGATGATTCAGTTTAAGGAGAAATCACGCAAGGCG GGGGATGAAAATGTTGGCGTTGCACTTCTCACCTATCCAGTTCTAATGGCTTCTGATATTCTTCTATATCAGGTGGTCTCTCCAACAGGCAGCCTTTGTGtattaatttgtaaaatttcTATTCAAG ACCTTGTCCCTGTTGGCGAGGATCAAAAGCAGCATCTTGAGTTGACTCGTGAGCTGGCTGAGCGTGTTAATTATCTATATGGTGGAAGGAAGTGGAAGAAATTAGGAGG GAGAGGCGGGAACATTTTCAAG GTTCCTGAGCCACTTATACCTCCAGCTGGTGCGCGGGTTATGTCCCTCACTGATGGTCTTTCTAAG ATGTCCAAATCTTCTCCTTCTGACCAATCGAGAATCAATCTTCTCGACTCCAAAGAT GTAATCGTGAGCAAGATAAAACGTTGCAAAACGGACTCATTTTCAGG GTTGGAATTTGACAATCCCGAAAGACCAGAATGCAACAATCTTCTTACGGTTTACCAACTTGTTTCcggaaaaacaaaagag GAAGTTAAGCAGGAGTGTGAAAATATGAATTGGGGAACATttaaaatccttttagccgaTGCTTTGGTCGAGCATCTCCATCCTATCCAG GTCCGCTACAATGAAATTGTATCTGATTCTGCTTATTTGGATGAAGTCCTGGCCGAAGGTGCTAGTAAAGCTTCAAGTATTGCAGATGTAACTCTCAATAATGTCTATCAAGCTATGGGATTCTTTCGGAGATGA
- the LOC111788813 gene encoding tryptophan--tRNA ligase, chloroplastic/mitochondrial isoform X2: MIRTETRMGRSLLSHFLVLSQSSPRFTPSLSFSAFGSNHSKAHSLFRLHRSSIGNSSRCCCSISVTEPAASERPPSSVKQRIVSGVQPTGSIHLGNYLGAIKNWISLQDTYDTLFFIVDLHAITLPYDTQQLSKATRNTAAIYLACGIDTSKASVFVQSHVRAHVELMWLLSSAAPIGWLNRMIQFKEKSRKAGDENVGVALLTYPVLMASDILLYQSDLVPVGEDQKQHLELTRELAERVNYLYGGRKWKKLGGRGGNIFKVPEPLIPPAGARVMSLTDGLSKMSKSSPSDQSRINLLDSKDVIVSKIKRCKTDSFSGLEFDNPERPECNNLLTVYQLVSGKTKEEVKQECENMNWGTFKILLADALVEHLHPIQVRYNEIVSDSAYLDEVLAEGASKASSIADVTLNNVYQAMGFFRR, encoded by the exons ATGATACGAACAGAAACGAGGATGGGTCGCTCCCTTCTCTCGCACTTTCTCGTCCTCTCACAGTCGTCTCCTCGCTTTACTCCTTCTCT ATCATTTTCTGCGTTTGGAAGCAATCACTCCAAGGCTCATTCGCTCTTTCGGCTTCATCGTTCTTCAATTGGAAACAGTTCCCGATGCTGTTGCAGTATCTCCGTCACCGAACCTGCTGCTTCAGAGCGCCCTCCCAGTTCCGTcaa GCAGAGGATAGTATCGGGTGTTCAGCCAACAGGCTCTATTCATCTTGGTAATTATCTAGGTGCAATAAAGAATTGGATTTCGCTCCAG GACACATATGATACTCTCTTCTTCATTGTGGATCTTCATGCG ATCACATTACCTTATGATACCCAACAACTAAGTAAAGCAACAAGAAATACAGCGGCTATTTACTTAGCATGTGGTATAGATACCTCCAAG GCTTCTGTCTTCGTTCAGTCTCATGTCCGTGCTCATGTAGAGCTGATGTGGCTTCTTAGTTCAGCTGCCCCAATTGGTTGGCTGAACAGGATGATTCAGTTTAAGGAGAAATCACGCAAGGCG GGGGATGAAAATGTTGGCGTTGCACTTCTCACCTATCCAGTTCTAATGGCTTCTGATATTCTTCTATATCAG TCAGACCTTGTCCCTGTTGGCGAGGATCAAAAGCAGCATCTTGAGTTGACTCGTGAGCTGGCTGAGCGTGTTAATTATCTATATGGTGGAAGGAAGTGGAAGAAATTAGGAGG GAGAGGCGGGAACATTTTCAAG GTTCCTGAGCCACTTATACCTCCAGCTGGTGCGCGGGTTATGTCCCTCACTGATGGTCTTTCTAAG ATGTCCAAATCTTCTCCTTCTGACCAATCGAGAATCAATCTTCTCGACTCCAAAGAT GTAATCGTGAGCAAGATAAAACGTTGCAAAACGGACTCATTTTCAGG GTTGGAATTTGACAATCCCGAAAGACCAGAATGCAACAATCTTCTTACGGTTTACCAACTTGTTTCcggaaaaacaaaagag GAAGTTAAGCAGGAGTGTGAAAATATGAATTGGGGAACATttaaaatccttttagccgaTGCTTTGGTCGAGCATCTCCATCCTATCCAG GTCCGCTACAATGAAATTGTATCTGATTCTGCTTATTTGGATGAAGTCCTGGCCGAAGGTGCTAGTAAAGCTTCAAGTATTGCAGATGTAACTCTCAATAATGTCTATCAAGCTATGGGATTCTTTCGGAGATGA
- the LOC111787731 gene encoding protein SAWADEE HOMEODOMAIN HOMOLOG 1-like isoform X1 → MERLRRRDRQMFSGFTKGEIEKMEKLLEESRLQLLNREFCQKVTQGFNRSSGRAGKPVIKWMEVYNWLQSRLQDFPKNEKRMSEIPKACPSNKTQESSQRPEGEKSPDLSELEFEARSSKDGAWYDVAMFLTHRFLSSGEAEARVRFVGFGAEEDEWVNIKQAVRVRSVPIEHSECQKLKVGDIVLCFQERRDQAIYYDAHIVEVQRRMHDIRGCRCLFLVRYEHDSTEEKVRLRRLCHRPAHRF, encoded by the exons ATGGAGCGTCTCCGCCGGAGAGACAGACAGATGTTTTCTGGGTTTACGAAGGGCGAG ATagagaaaatggagaaattgCTAGAGGAATCAAGATTACAGTTGCTTAATCGAGAATTTTGTCAAAAAGTTACCCAAGGTTTCAA TCGGTCTTCTGGTCGTGCTGGGAAGCCTGTAATAAAGTGGATGGAG GTATACAATTGGCTCCAAAGTAGGCTGCAAGACTTCccgaaaaatgaaaagaggatGTCTGAAATTCCCAAAGCTTGCCCTTCAAATAAGACTCAGGAAAGTTCTCAACGCCCCGAAG GTGAAAAGAGCCCAGATTTATCAGAATTGGAATTTGAAGCAAGGTCATCAAAAGATGGTGCATG GTATGATGTTGCTATGTTCCTTACGCATAGATTTCTTAGTTCAGGCGAAGCT GAAGCGCGAGTCAGATTTGTCGGATTCGGAGCCGAGGAAGACGAATGGGTCAACATAAAACAGGCAGTACGGGTACGCTCTGTCCCTATAGAACATTCAGAGTGTCAAAAGTTGAAGGTTGGGGACATTGTACTCTGCTTCCAG gaGAGGAGAGATCAGGCAATCTACTATGATGCACATATTGTGGAAGTCCAGAGGAGAATGCATGACATTAGGGGCTGCAGGTGTCTTTTCTTGGTTCGTTACGAACACGATAGCACCGAG GAAAAAGTTCGTTTGAGAAGATTATGTCACAGACCGGCACATCGATTCTAA
- the LOC111787731 gene encoding protein SAWADEE HOMEODOMAIN HOMOLOG 1-like isoform X3 translates to MERLRRRDRQMFSGFTKGEIEKMEKLLEESRLQLLNREFCQKVTQGFNRSSGRAGKPVIKWMEVYNWLQSRLQDFPKNEKRMSEIPKACPSNKTQESSQRPEGEKSPDLSELEFEARSSKDGAWYDVAMFLTHRFLSSGEAEARVRFVGFGAEEDEWVNIKQAVRVRSVPIEHSECQKLKVGDIVLCFQILKFSGEERSGNLL, encoded by the exons ATGGAGCGTCTCCGCCGGAGAGACAGACAGATGTTTTCTGGGTTTACGAAGGGCGAG ATagagaaaatggagaaattgCTAGAGGAATCAAGATTACAGTTGCTTAATCGAGAATTTTGTCAAAAAGTTACCCAAGGTTTCAA TCGGTCTTCTGGTCGTGCTGGGAAGCCTGTAATAAAGTGGATGGAG GTATACAATTGGCTCCAAAGTAGGCTGCAAGACTTCccgaaaaatgaaaagaggatGTCTGAAATTCCCAAAGCTTGCCCTTCAAATAAGACTCAGGAAAGTTCTCAACGCCCCGAAG GTGAAAAGAGCCCAGATTTATCAGAATTGGAATTTGAAGCAAGGTCATCAAAAGATGGTGCATG GTATGATGTTGCTATGTTCCTTACGCATAGATTTCTTAGTTCAGGCGAAGCT GAAGCGCGAGTCAGATTTGTCGGATTCGGAGCCGAGGAAGACGAATGGGTCAACATAAAACAGGCAGTACGGGTACGCTCTGTCCCTATAGAACATTCAGAGTGTCAAAAGTTGAAGGTTGGGGACATTGTACTCTGCTTCCAG atattaaaattttcaggaGAGGAGAGATCAGGCAATCTACTATGA
- the LOC111787731 gene encoding protein SAWADEE HOMEODOMAIN HOMOLOG 1-like isoform X2, producing MEKLLEESRLQLLNREFCQKVTQGFNRSSGRAGKPVIKWMEVYNWLQSRLQDFPKNEKRMSEIPKACPSNKTQESSQRPEGEKSPDLSELEFEARSSKDGAWYDVAMFLTHRFLSSGEAEARVRFVGFGAEEDEWVNIKQAVRVRSVPIEHSECQKLKVGDIVLCFQERRDQAIYYDAHIVEVQRRMHDIRGCRCLFLVRYEHDSTEEKVRLRRLCHRPAHRF from the exons atggagaaattgCTAGAGGAATCAAGATTACAGTTGCTTAATCGAGAATTTTGTCAAAAAGTTACCCAAGGTTTCAA TCGGTCTTCTGGTCGTGCTGGGAAGCCTGTAATAAAGTGGATGGAG GTATACAATTGGCTCCAAAGTAGGCTGCAAGACTTCccgaaaaatgaaaagaggatGTCTGAAATTCCCAAAGCTTGCCCTTCAAATAAGACTCAGGAAAGTTCTCAACGCCCCGAAG GTGAAAAGAGCCCAGATTTATCAGAATTGGAATTTGAAGCAAGGTCATCAAAAGATGGTGCATG GTATGATGTTGCTATGTTCCTTACGCATAGATTTCTTAGTTCAGGCGAAGCT GAAGCGCGAGTCAGATTTGTCGGATTCGGAGCCGAGGAAGACGAATGGGTCAACATAAAACAGGCAGTACGGGTACGCTCTGTCCCTATAGAACATTCAGAGTGTCAAAAGTTGAAGGTTGGGGACATTGTACTCTGCTTCCAG gaGAGGAGAGATCAGGCAATCTACTATGATGCACATATTGTGGAAGTCCAGAGGAGAATGCATGACATTAGGGGCTGCAGGTGTCTTTTCTTGGTTCGTTACGAACACGATAGCACCGAG GAAAAAGTTCGTTTGAGAAGATTATGTCACAGACCGGCACATCGATTCTAA
- the LOC111787732 gene encoding probably inactive leucine-rich repeat receptor-like protein kinase At2g25790: MGKRRPIRFFFFFFVLFLLNRHSTALQLHRHETHLLFSFKASIYTDPSRLLSNWDLSVSVCHWNGITCTGDNATVVSVDLAGKNLTGVIPDSVFRLPHIQSLDLSDNQFVGELPRNIFTVASSSLLHLNLSNNNITGKLPFGGVHGLQMLDLSNNMISGSIPTDIGLFFDLQFLDLGGNALITEIPNSLANLSSLEFLTLASNKLTGEIPRDLAGLKRLKWVYLGFNEFSGEIPEELGQLGSLNHLDLVYNKLTGRIPAAFGNLSQLEYLFLYQNCLSGSIPPSIFSLVNLISLDVSDNSLSGEIPELVIQLKNLEILHLFRNNFTGKIPTALAALSRLQILQLWSNGFSGEIPALLGTQNNLTVLDVSTNYLTGKIPHGLCDSKRLFKLILFSNSLNGEIPESLCFCRSLRRVRLQNNRLSGELCPGFTKLPLLYFLDISGNRFSGRIDGEKWELPALQMMSLARNKFSGELPELIGSNEIVSLDFSVNEFSGSVPESIGSLPELMKLNLSNNYLSGRIPGEISSCKKLVSLDLSNNKLTGEIPAVLSRIPVLSFLDLSENELSGEIPPVLARAASLIQINISHNHFHGRLPSTGAFLAINSTAVAGNNLCGGDISSNLPTCENGVKKRRYSRLWWITVILAAIVVATAVFVRIRRRKQRMGEKRVQNEEGIWELKLFDPKASKFVTVDAILQSAGKANETEIQFVVEKINGNISAGIGEAAELGRLRHSNIVRLLAACRSDKTGYLVREYVQGRRLSQIVGSLSWERRRNIALGIARGLQFLHSHCSPGVIAANFSPEKIIVDEKYEPRLVVGLSSAAVSPHYAAPETKESGDITEKSNVYTLGLVLIQLLTGKMAVHRQEVVEWARSDCRAEMWVLDGAVTGATEQDQMVGFMNLALDCTADDPMARPSSEVAYKTMLNLCRTACYSKLLLT; encoded by the exons ATGGGGAAGAGAAGACCCAtaagattcttcttcttcttcttcgtcttgtTTCTGTTGAATCGGCATTCAACTGCTCTGCAACTCCACCGCCATGAAACCCACCTTCTTTTCTCCTTCAAAGCTTCCATTTACACAGACCCATCTCGCCTTCTCTCCAATTGGGATCTCTCCGTTTCCGTCTGCCACTGGAACGGCATCACATGCACCGGAGACAATGCTACCGTCGTTTCTGTCGACCTCGCCGGTAAGAATCTCACCGGCGTAATTCCCGACTCTGTTTTCCGCCTACCCCACATCCAGTCTCTGGACCTCTCTGACAACCAATTCGTCGGAGAACTCCCTCGGAATATCTTTACTGTCGCCTCTTCTTCCCTTCTCCATTTGAATTTGAGCAACAATAACATCACCGGCAAACTCCCTTTTGGCGGCGTTCATGGTCTTCAAATGTTGGACTTATCCAACAACATGATTTCCGGTTCAATTCCGACAGATATCGGATTGTTCTTTGATCTTCAGTTTCTTGATCTCGGAGGGAATGCTTTAATAACGGAAATTCCGAATTCCCTTGCGAATCTCTCTTCGTTGGAGTTTTTGACATTGGCGTCTAATAAACTCACCGGAGAAATTCCGAGGGATTTGGCCGGATTGAAGCGGCTGAAATGGGTTTATTTGGGTTTCAATGAATTTTCCGGCGAGATTCCTGAAGAACTCGGCCAATTGGGTTCTTTAAATCATCTTGATCTTGTTTACAACAAGCTAACGGGGAGGATTCCGGCGGCGTTTGGGAATCTCTCTCAGCTTGAGTATCTATTTCTCTACCAAAATTGTCTCTCCGGTTCGATTCCTCCTTCGATTTTTAGTTTGGTGAATTTGATATCTCTCGATGTTAGCGATAATTCTCTGTCGGGGGAGATTCCGGAGCTCGTAATTCAATTAAAGAATTTGGAGATTTTGCATCTGTTTCGAAACAATTTCACCGGAAAAATTCCGACAGCTTTGGCTGCTCTGTCTCGGTTGCAGATTCTTCAGTTATGGTCCAATGGATTTTCCGGCGAGATTCCGGCGTTACTTGGAACACAGAACAATCTCACTGTTCTTGATGTTTCAACTAATTATCTTACCGGAAAAATCCCACATGGGCTTTGTGATTCTAAACGCTTATTTAAGCTTATCCTGTTTTCAAATTCGCTAAACGGCGAAATTCCAGAGAGTCTCTGTTTTTGCAGGAGTTTACGGCGTGTTCGGCTTCAAAACAACCGTCTCTCCGGCGAATTGTGTCCGGGATTTACGAAATTGCCTCTACTTTACTTTTTGGATATCTCTGGCAACCGATTTTCCGGCAGGATCGACGGCGAGAAATGGGAGTTGCCGGCTCTTCAGATGATGAGTTTAGCGAGGAATAAGTTTTCAGGGGAGTTGCCGGAACTGATCGGGAGTAATGAAATCGTGAGTTTGGATTTCTCGGTGAATGAATTTTCGGGTTCGGTCCCGGAGAGTATCGGAAGCTTACCGGAGCTGATGAAGCTAAATTTGAGCAACAATTATCTCTCCGGTCGAATTCCCGGTGAAATCTCTTCATGTAAGAAGCTCGTGAGTTTGGATTTAAGTAACAATAAACTCACCGGCGAAATCCCGGCGGTTCTCAGTCGTATTCCGGTTCTCAGCTTCCTCGATTTATCGGAAAACGAACTCTCCGGCGAAATCCCACCGGTTTTAGCCCGAGCTGCATCGCTCATTCAGATAAATATCTCTCACAATCACTTCCACGGAAGATTGCCGTCCACCGGAGCTTTTTTAGCCATAAACAGCACCGCCGTCGCCGGGAACAACCTCTGTGGCGGCGACATTAGCAGCAATCTACCCACTTGCGAAAATGGCGTTAAAAAAAGACGCTACAGCCGGTTGTGGTGGATTACGGTCATATTGGCGGCGATAGTGGTGGCGACGGCGGTTTTTGTCAGAATACGCCGTCGTAAGCAGCGGATGGGAGAGAAAAGAGTGCAAAACGAGGAGGGAATTTGGGAGCTGAAATTGTTCGATCCCAAAGCGTCCAAATTCGTCACGGTGGACGCCATTCTGCAATCCGCCGGGAAAGCAAACGAAACGGAGATTCAATTCGTGGTGGAGAAAATTAACGGGAATATATCGGCCGGAATTGGGGAGGCGGCGGAATTGGGGAGGCTTAGACATTCTAATATCGTGCGGCTGTTGGCGGCGTGTCGGTCGGACAAAACAGGGTATTTGGTACGAGAATATGTGCAGGGGCGGCGCTTGAGCCAAATTGTTGGGAGTTTGAGCTGGGAACGACGTCGTAACATCGCCCTGGGAATTGCCCGGGGGCTGCAATTCTTGCACTCCCACTGTTCTCCCGGTGTAATTGCGGCGAATTTTTCGCCGGAGAAGATCATTGTCGATGAAAAATATGAACCCCGGCTGGTTGTCGGATTGTCCAGCGCCGCCGTTTCTCCGCACTACGCCGCCCCCG AGACAAAGGAAAGTGGAGACATAACGGAGAAAAGCAATGTGTACACTTTGGGGCTGGTTCTTATTCAATTACTGACCGGAAAGATGGCCGTCCACCGGCAAGAGGTGGTGGAATGGGCACGGTCCGATTGTCGTGCCGAGATGTGGGTTCTTGATGGTGCGGTTACCGGCGCCACCGAGCAGGACCAGATGGTGGGGTTTATGAACTTGGCTCTGGACTGTACCGCCGACGACCCCATGGCGAGGCCGTCCTCGGAGGTTGCCTACAAAACCATGCTCAATCTTTGTCGGACCGCTTGCTATTCTAAACTTTTGTTGACCTAA